Sequence from the Thunnus maccoyii chromosome 11, fThuMac1.1, whole genome shotgun sequence genome:
ctctttgtatgtgcatgtgctGAATTATTGTAATGCTTTTTgatttaaactgtttattttccTCTATCCTATATGTGGTCCTATAGCGTGTATGTCTTCCATTTGATGGAAAATTCTATAGTTTCCTTTGTCTTAGTTTTTACTATATTCAGCTAAATTAAACGCTGCTGTTGGATTACCAAAAGCAGAGAGACCAGAAATACAGTTTCATGCttttggaaaacattttgtgtttatttcattgttaaTAATTGACTCTTTGCACGAATAGCCAAGAGCAGAGCACTTTTGATAGAGGTTTATGTATGTTAGAGACGAATTTGAATGTAAGAGAAGTGTTAACAGCAAATcgatttatttttaaaaacaaattgttgATCAAAGGTTAAGTCAGAAATATCAAATGTATGGAAAAGTACTGGCAAATAAAATAGCTTATTGAAATGGAAATTTGAGTCAGGAACTTCATTTCTGCTTTCTGCTCAACAAGGGTTATAGCAATGTCCAGGAATGTCATGTAAACACAGAACAAAAccagacttttttctgtattgatttaaaaatagatttttttagtGATAAAGATCATCACAAAACCATCAACTTCTTAGGAAGCTCCCCCTCCTGAAACTCCTGTGTCATTCCTTTGCTGTGCCGCTGTATATCCTCACCTCCTGCTGTGGGAGCTCAAAGAGCAGTGTGGCATTAAAGCTGCTCTTGAAGCACTCTGTGAAGTTCAGGTCGGACTGGAACCGAACTTTGTTGGCCCACAGCAGCGTTGTTCGACTTCCTGGTCGGCAAAAGTAGCACATAGTTTTCAGCAGTTCCTCAAGGCAGTTGTGGTGATAGACCACATCTGCTGCAAACACATAGTCATACTGGTAGGACGGGTAGGGGAAGTCTTGTTCCAGGTCCTGACCCCAGGTGAGGGCAGCCACTTGAGGGGTGTGGCGGGCACGGCCCTTGGTGTTTCGCAGAAGGTTAAAGGTCAGATTAGACAAGATGTCTGGCAGGTCAGTAGCTGTCACCTGGGCACCTGGAAAAGAGCAGAGAGTGAATGATAGACCCATAGACAGAAACTTTGAAAGGAGAACACCAACGTTTTCTGGTGACTGGCCCCTCTGTTATCTCACTCAGTGCTGTGGGTTATATAATGAGATCTGGCACTAAAATCATCTCTGTGAGCTTGAGATAGCTCCATCTGATGCACATGCTAACACTACAACTCATGTAGTTGAGACATAAGAAGGCTAAAACCAACATATCACACTAACAAGTATTGCCAGGGTAGAAGAAGCCTGGTTAGCGTATATCACTGTGCCATAAAgctcaaaaactattaaaaacacatcaatgagccacacagtTGCACTGGCTAGCTAGTTGCTTCATTACAAAGAAcgtgggcactgtagtttattttgaatcaaTCCCACATAAACCCTCCTGCTGCCGCAAAGAATGCACctaatgtgtattaatctgcaactgaaaatagtccccaacaaatactcAATTTACAACTGTTTTAGTGACATTTGTGAAAAACTACAATGCCTAGCTATTTCAGGAAGTtagagcctttttaaaaatgaaactatacatttgttttttacacttgtttttaaagatttacatcttcagtaggaaccaatgttTTCAGGGCTGATGGCCACAGAAGAAGGGAAGTCAGAGAGTTTTTAAAGGATTGAGACATTGTTGGTATTGgacttttcatgggatttgttgacaatgagaagAAAATATAATAGCACCAGCCTTATTCTCTAAATGTGTAATTAAATACACGTGGTATTTTAGATGATTACAAGTGTGTACCCTAAGTTTGTCTTTTCAGAAGTCTCAAATCCTACAGGccacagaatgaaaaaaacGTACTTActataaagtttataaaatgCTATCAGGAGATGTGGACTCAAGTCAGGAATTTGGTGATAAAACTTGCAACTTCACTTGATCACCACTGATTCGTGACTTCACTTGGACCATGGTCACCTCACTAAGccaaaaaaactgaagaatgtAGGCAGTATATttacagacagagaaacattcAGGCCAGTGTTTAAACTCTAGGTCTATTTGGAAGGTCAGTGAATGAGTGACTataaatatggatttctttaaGTGATCTattgaaagagacagagggataaggaggaaagagaaggatGAGTTACTGTAGGAAGAGATCTTGCATTGATTTCTTTTGcatgaaaagatgttttatgtCATGGGGAATAAATGAACATATATATTTCTACTGTATGAATAATGTAGGTCTGGTGACCTGTTTGCAATGCAAGAAATTTGGTATGTGTGGATAGTCATGGTCCCTAAACAATACATCCCAGTGTTTTGTAGTGACTTCCTGATATTTCCTTGAGTTCAGTACCAGGCTAAAATGTCAATGTTGTCCACAAGATTAAGTATCTCTAAGTAAAAAAGCTAATTCTACAATTCTAATTTGATATTTCTCTTGATATGTAACTATCTTTTGTTGCTGGTTTTTGCATCCAGTGGCATTATATTTGGTGAAGAGTGTATTATGACTTACGTTCACCAACCAGACTTACTGGTGACTTATGAAACAATGACTTGGTCCAACACACCTGTGATTACAGAGGACATAGAAAACATATTATGTGAAGTACAAATGAATTCATTATCATAATAAACTTACCAAGTAGACTTGCCACTATTGAGAGCAAGCCAGTCCCTGCTCCAATCTCCAGCACGGCCTTATCCATCAGGTTCACTTGCTGCTGGTTGTTCTCCAAGAACTGGCACAAAGCTATGGCCTACAAAACAAATTGTCATTATCATATCTGTAACAATCGGTTCATTCACTGAGTTAGTTTCCACACCATCATGGCAAGGCATACCCCAGGCCAGATCAGAGCGCCATAAGTATCCATAGACTCCCGGATGCTGATGTCATGACCAGCGAAAAAAAAGGACTCCTTTCCCAATGCGTAGTAAAGACTTGGCTCCCAGATGTTCCTCTTGTCCAAAGCTTCGCCTGCCATCACTTTGTGGTCTGTTAACACCGTAGACGAGGAGTCACATTAGAATTCTGCAGACTTACAGCACAGATTCATGTAACAAATCTACTGAGAGTCTACTgagaaaaaatctgaatcatGTTCAGCCTCTGCAACTCAAAAACTAGATTATTGAAGGAAGAACAGAATGCAGTAGATGCAGTTTGGACTTTGAAATGACACAACTATTTAGTCCAAATTTACCCTCTTTTGTGGTTCTCTGCTCCACCTGTAGTTTCCCATCCTGAATCTCACCATTCTCCTTGCTCTCCTTTTCAGGATGATTCTGTCGAACAGGTTTGCTGATTAAGGACAGTCGCTCCATGAGAACTAAGTACTGttgaaagtaaagtaaatgtttgttgtGACATGAGTACCATTGCAGTGTAGCTGCAGTTCTTGCTTCTGATCATGTTTTAAGACGTTTAAAATAACAgttcaacatgaaaaaaagttaAGACATGTATATACAAAACTTAGTTTATCTACTGTACCTctaaaaattaacaaataaacCTACCAAATtgcaaatatattaaatatataaaaactcTGCCCTTACTATATTTTGACAAGTATGATAATGTCtgtgtcaaaaaaaatgtcccaCAAATTGCATTCACTACAGTTTTTGCTCAGTTAGTGTtgatgacacatttttttccagaatTTGGATTGTCACAAACATTTGCATCGTTCTTGATTCGCTGGCTTaaagttgtgtttatttttagtgtGCTTGTTAAATGACTGGTGTATTTGTGACTTATTTTAAGATCAGTAAAAGTTGGAGTGGATTCAGAATAAACTAGATTTGGTCTCACCAGTCCCTCTGGCTTACACTGGACTCCAGTTTGGAGCCCAGAAACactcatcatcacaacacaccACTGCTTTCCAAACACCAATCAGAGTAAACCAAATTATAATGCCATGTAAAGAAACCTATCTGGAACACTGGAAAGAAGAAACTAAAAGCCAAAGTAGATTAGAATGTTATTTGGCCCTAAAAAGAGATTATGAATAAGCAGAATATCTCTGTACTGTCTCTACTGagatagaaagcagagacaAATCCTAACCAAATACAGGCTCAGTGACCACAAACTGGCGAAAAAGGAT
This genomic interval carries:
- the mettl21cb gene encoding S-adenosylmethionine-dependent methyltransferase domain-containing protein — protein: MERLSLISKPVRQNHPEKESKENGEIQDGKLQVEQRTTKEDHKVMAGEALDKRNIWEPSLYYALGKESFFFAGHDISIRESMDTYGALIWPGAIALCQFLENNQQQVNLMDKAVLEIGAGTGLLSIVASLLGAQVTATDLPDILSNLTFNLLRNTKGRARHTPQVAALTWGQDLEQDFPYPSYQYDYVFAADVVYHHNCLEELLKTMCYFCRPGSRTTLLWANKVRFQSDLNFTECFKSSFNATLLFELPQQEVRIYSGTAKE